One genomic window of Niveibacterium sp. SC-1 includes the following:
- a CDS encoding AAA family ATPase codes for MIDRHFLSRVSLKREQIPDPERYPFNLPVVRVMDELLLHPKVTFFVGENGSGKSTLLEAIAVGLGFNPEGGSRNFRFGTRASHSVLHEYLRLARGVRRPRDGFFLRAESFFNVATEIERLDAEPAFSPPIGPAYGARGLHEQSHGESFLALLMERFGGNGLYLLDEPEAALSPQRQLAVLARLHALVQQESQFLIATHSPILMAYPDAWIYECGAGGLRRVAYEDTEHYQVTRDFLSHPQRMLAILLADPD; via the coding sequence ATGATCGACCGTCACTTCCTCAGTCGCGTCAGCCTCAAGCGCGAGCAGATCCCGGACCCCGAGCGCTATCCCTTCAACCTGCCGGTCGTGCGGGTCATGGATGAGCTCCTGCTGCATCCGAAGGTGACCTTCTTCGTGGGCGAAAACGGCTCGGGCAAATCCACGTTGCTTGAGGCGATCGCGGTGGGGCTTGGTTTCAACCCGGAAGGTGGCAGTCGCAACTTCCGCTTCGGTACGCGCGCCTCGCATTCGGTCCTGCACGAGTACCTGCGTCTGGCGCGCGGCGTGCGGCGTCCGCGTGACGGCTTCTTCCTGCGGGCCGAGAGCTTCTTCAACGTCGCCACCGAGATCGAACGGCTCGATGCCGAGCCGGCATTCTCGCCACCCATCGGCCCGGCCTACGGCGCGCGCGGACTGCACGAGCAGTCGCATGGAGAGTCCTTCCTCGCCTTGCTGATGGAGCGTTTCGGTGGCAACGGCCTCTACCTGCTGGACGAACCGGAGGCCGCGCTTTCACCGCAACGCCAGCTTGCGGTGCTGGCCCGTCTGCATGCACTGGTGCAGCAGGAGTCCCAGTTCCTGATCGCCACGCACTCGCCCATCCTCATGGCCTATCCCGATGCCTGGATCTACGAGTGCGGCGCGGGCGGCCTGCGGCGTGTGGCCTATGAGGACACCGAGCACTACCAGGTGACGCGGGACTTCCTCAGCCATCCGCAGCGCATGCTCGCGATCCTGCTCGCCGACCCGGACTGA
- a CDS encoding helix-turn-helix transcriptional regulator, with the protein MRRSKSPRVTAYIRQICSLGLPDTQVMPELVEALREMVGADKGMFFWAGADCEIAALYAQNEAVYRTLDAFAALSGSGHIRALMGDFADWMRGRAHFSNSAHIDRIFTASAFFGEVMVPCHCRHLMVSVVRDAKRGRGCFMMTREPGRKPFDDAEHALLDSFGAHVLHALQPPRHDPDYREPALDAMLLLDWQGRILERSASGDHLLRLAHDQARGGAPVPVLDRLPPALQPLLARLQATQEHRFALPSRIETQNRWGRFRWRLYPLQERGGSAPLILHLDLQRAATLTLARGAHRLGLSVRQQAVGLRWAAGQTQRQIGAELGIKDSTVIDHLRRIYDRLDVRDHAALASRLRSAGAHAPDDGGFSPGRRAGSRACAADG; encoded by the coding sequence ATGCGCCGCTCCAAGTCGCCCCGCGTCACGGCCTACATCCGCCAGATCTGCAGCCTGGGCCTGCCTGACACGCAGGTCATGCCCGAACTCGTGGAGGCACTGCGCGAGATGGTGGGCGCGGACAAGGGCATGTTCTTCTGGGCCGGTGCCGACTGCGAGATTGCCGCGCTCTATGCCCAGAACGAGGCGGTCTATCGCACCCTGGACGCCTTCGCCGCGCTCTCGGGCAGCGGACACATCCGCGCGCTGATGGGCGACTTCGCCGACTGGATGCGGGGCCGCGCCCATTTCTCCAACTCGGCGCATATCGACCGCATATTCACCGCCAGCGCCTTCTTCGGCGAAGTGATGGTGCCCTGTCACTGCCGGCATCTGATGGTGTCCGTCGTGCGCGATGCGAAGCGCGGTCGCGGCTGCTTCATGATGACGCGCGAACCCGGTCGCAAGCCCTTCGACGACGCGGAGCACGCGCTGCTCGACAGCTTCGGGGCGCACGTGTTGCATGCGCTGCAGCCACCGCGACACGATCCGGACTATCGCGAACCGGCGCTCGACGCGATGCTGCTGCTCGACTGGCAGGGTCGCATCCTGGAACGCAGCGCCTCCGGCGACCATCTCCTGCGTCTCGCGCACGATCAGGCCCGCGGCGGCGCCCCCGTCCCCGTGCTCGACCGGCTTCCGCCCGCCCTGCAGCCACTGCTTGCGCGGCTGCAGGCCACGCAGGAACACCGCTTCGCCCTGCCCTCCCGCATCGAGACGCAGAATCGCTGGGGCCGTTTCCGCTGGCGCCTCTACCCCCTGCAGGAGCGCGGCGGCAGCGCGCCTCTGATCCTGCACCTGGACCTGCAGCGGGCGGCCACGCTCACGCTCGCCCGCGGCGCCCACCGCCTGGGGCTCTCTGTCCGGCAGCAGGCGGTCGGCTTGCGCTGGGCCGCAGGCCAGACGCAAAGACAGATCGGCGCGGAACTGGGCATCAAGGACAGCACGGTGATCGACCACTTGCGGCGCATCTACGACCGGCTCGATGTGCGCGACCACGCGGCTCTCGCCAGCCGCTTGCGCAGCGCCGGCGCGCACGCACCGGACGATGGCGGTTTCAGTCCGGGTCGGCGAGCAGGATCGCGAGCATGCGCTGCGGATGGCTGA
- a CDS encoding ABC transporter permease, producing MFFTLRLILRNALRHRLRTALTVLGMVVAVLAFGLLRTFVDAWYSGANAAAANRIVSRNAVSLTFSLPMSYRERIRAVPGVKQVSWANWFGGVYKEPKNFFAQFAIDPRTYLEVYPELLLTEDERANFFRDRKSCIVGEKLARRFGWQVGDTITLRGAIYSGDWDFVIRGIYRGATQSTDESTMFFHYDYLNETLQRRSKRWGNQVGVFIAEVEQADNVAQVALDIDAQFRNSAAETLTETERAFQLSFVAMSEAIIQAIRLVSYVVVVIIMAVMANTMAMTVRERTSEYATLKALGFRPLYVAGLILGESLLIALAGGALGIVLTQPAARALGASLGNFLPGLVVSHETLGLQWIAAALVGLVAALAPMRRASRLRIVEALRAYA from the coding sequence ATGTTCTTCACCCTGCGGCTGATCCTTCGCAATGCCTTGCGCCACCGGCTGCGCACCGCGCTGACCGTACTCGGCATGGTGGTGGCGGTGCTCGCCTTCGGCTTGCTGCGCACCTTCGTCGACGCCTGGTACAGCGGCGCCAACGCGGCGGCGGCCAATCGCATCGTCAGCCGCAACGCGGTGTCGCTCACCTTCTCGTTGCCGATGTCGTACCGCGAGCGGATCCGCGCCGTGCCGGGCGTCAAGCAGGTGAGCTGGGCGAACTGGTTCGGGGGCGTCTACAAGGAGCCGAAGAACTTCTTCGCGCAGTTCGCGATCGACCCGCGCACGTACTTGGAGGTCTATCCGGAACTGCTGCTCACCGAAGACGAGCGCGCCAACTTCTTTCGCGATCGCAAGTCCTGCATCGTCGGCGAGAAGCTCGCGCGCCGTTTTGGCTGGCAGGTGGGAGACACGATCACGCTCAGGGGCGCGATCTACTCGGGCGACTGGGATTTCGTGATCCGCGGCATCTACCGCGGCGCGACCCAGAGCACCGACGAGAGCACGATGTTCTTCCACTACGACTATCTCAACGAGACGCTGCAACGGCGTTCCAAGCGCTGGGGCAACCAGGTGGGCGTCTTCATCGCCGAGGTGGAACAGGCCGACAACGTCGCGCAGGTCGCGCTGGATATCGACGCGCAGTTCCGCAACTCGGCCGCGGAGACGCTCACCGAGACCGAGCGCGCCTTCCAGCTCTCCTTCGTGGCCATGAGCGAGGCCATCATCCAGGCGATCCGTCTCGTCTCCTACGTCGTCGTGGTGATCATCATGGCGGTGATGGCCAACACCATGGCAATGACGGTGCGCGAGCGCACCTCGGAATACGCCACGCTCAAGGCGCTCGGCTTCCGGCCGCTCTATGTGGCTGGCCTCATCCTGGGGGAGTCGCTACTGATCGCGCTGGCGGGTGGCGCACTCGGCATCGTGCTCACCCAGCCGGCGGCGCGCGCGTTGGGCGCGAGCCTGGGTAACTTCCTGCCAGGGCTGGTCGTGTCGCACGAGACGCTCGGCCTTCAATGGATCGCGGCCGCGCTGGTCGGCCTGGTTGCGGCGCTCGCGCCGATGCGGCGGGCCTCGCGCCTGCGCATCGTCGAAGCGCTGCGAGCCTACGCATAG